The following are encoded together in the Lactuca sativa cultivar Salinas chromosome 1, Lsat_Salinas_v11, whole genome shotgun sequence genome:
- the LOC111921395 gene encoding disease resistance protein At4g27190, with product MVDVVIGCAANILAKIGEKLFVETGRHLKYVLYYNNYIKSLMEEVGTLMSKAQGIQLEVDEARRNGENIAPEVEQWFSTVDRIYEQSTRILEYEVPKNKCILNGRFLSIKKRYILSKKAKKMTEKADAAKLKAETFFKMSYPAPPLAVGDRSMGDFKNFESREPTINQLMHFLKDDTRQIISICGMGGSGKTTMVNEVARRVKGDKLFDEIVLAVVSKEHDLMKVQEDLAKCLGLKFKYPRLEGRADELWKRLLQSKKGTLVILDDVWKHIDLKSIGIPFGKEYKTCKVLLTSRSEDACKAIGCQDILRLDVLTQSEAFSLLGEMVGDSLNDPDLCETASNVAKRCGGLPIAIVCLGRALKDKRKEVWDDTLLKLQRCIVPSNIEGMKEEVYQSLEVSYDLLGDVEAKRLFLLCCLYPEYANVPLEALVRCGIGLDFFEGVHLLIEARNRVYALTDMLRRRFLLVSGDRKSTVKVHNVVRAVGISVTSRLESNTGQFSGMVIHEDKWPRGMTYGNYNAISVVSNELSELPSRGLDFRKLELIQVACPKLSVEKLNTMFEKMEKVRVVELWNMSLLSLSTILFSLPRDIYALCMDCKMENIGDIMTDEFLNLEILSFGNCDITELPKEIRKLSKLRLLDMSGCRWLERISPGVISSLSQLEELDTGSKWWGDEEEGDASLTELESLTNLKYLGIRIKSSRFLPNYNLFENLQRYVISVGVHLQKRRSFNNRMLLLNLESTDTHLGGGIEKLLTNNTEKVFLTGDGIKVALKELDTVGFQQVKNLTVESCNSEGIEYLSNYSNTSNGSGVFNNLEKLRMDKIWHLKGIIRYNGKGLPVRSFSKLRKIHLSVLPEMTHLFTYGVANNLEHLQRLHIEYCTNMQEVILNQRPSALESTIENKIVFPKLTELILNDIASLICFSHGINLQVEFPQLRVLKLEYLQNFHTFCPEEINLASEGNHRGTNFHSLVNHKVEFSSLAELTITKMGNIKHVWCGHLPDLVHLQGLYIQFCHMMEEVISVQRPSVTTMEERIVFLKLKEVIIFGLNKLTFFCKGIDHVEFPQLRVLRLRWLTHFRNFCPEETTGRTSSLFNDKVSFPCLETLEVSELDSVEQLWSSKLPMSQFGKLKSLRVEKCHKLVNIFPSDLQTVFPSLEKLEVEKCDSLEQVWGYTEEQIRKLKSIFVHECPMLTNLCSFYTFKGLSNLQILNISSCKMLEEVVGYEHTYGKMKEVLSLNKLEELSLAFLPNLSYFSHNKCDIELPELTHVNIKSCQEIYTFSKSSVTTPKLKYAVVDDLRSWLGDKDLNSTMRHLASRGAH from the exons ATGGTTGATGTGGTAATAGGTTGTGCTGCTAATATACTAGCTAAAATTGGAGAAAAGCTTTTTGTTGAAACTGGCCGACACCTAAAGTACGTGCTTTACTATAACAActacattaaaagtctaatggAAGAAGTGGGCACGTTAATGTCAAAAGCACAAGGTATCCAACTAGAAGTTGATGAAGCAAGAAGAAATGGAGAAAATATTGCGCCTGAGGTTGAACAGTGGTTTTCAACTGTGGACAGAATTTATGAACAGTCTACTAGAATTCTCGAATATGAAGTTCCAAAAAACAAGTGTATCCTAAATGGTCGGTTCCTAAGCATCAAAAAACGATACATCTTAAGTAAGAAGGCAAAGAAGATGACTGAGAAGGCTGATGCTGCCAAATTAAAAGCCGAAACGTTCTTTAAGATGTCATACCCAGCCCCTCCACTTGCAGTAGGAGACAGATCTATGGGAGattttaaaaactttgaatcaagaGAACCCACCATAAATCAGTTGATGCATTTCTTAAAGGATGACACAAGACAAATTATCAGTATATGCGGTATGGGAGGATCAGGAAAGACAACAATGGTGAACGAAGTTGCAAGGCGTGTAAAAGGAGATAAATTGTTTGATGAAATCGTACTGGCAGTGGTGTCCAAAGAACATGATCTGATGAAGGTTCAAGAAGATCTCGCAAAATGTTTGGGATTAAAGTTCAAATATCCAAGATTAGAAGGAAGAGCTGATGAGTTATGGAAACGGCTACTCCAAAGCAAGAAGGGGACTCTTGTGATACTTGATGATGTATGGAAACACATTGATTTGAAAAGTATTGGAATTCCATTTGGAAAAGAATATAAGACTTGCAAAGTACTTTTGACTTCTCGAAGTGAAGATGCATGCAAAGCAATCGGATGCCAAGACATTTTAAGACTTGACGTATTAACACAATCAGAAGCATTTAGTCTTCTAGGAGAAATGGTTGGTGATTCTCTGAATGATCCTGATCTGTGTGAAACTGCATCTAATGTTGCAAAAAGGTGTGGTGGTTTACCTATTGCAATAGTATGCCTTGGTAGGGCACTAAAGGATAAAAGGAAAGAAGTGTGGGATGACACCCTTCTAAAACTACAGAGGTGTATAGTACCATCAAATATTGAAGGCATGAAAGAAGAAGTTTATCAATCTCTGGAAGTAAGTTATGATCTTTTAGGGGATGTGGAAGCTAAGAGACTCTTTCTCCTTTGTTGTCTGTATCCAGAATATGCAAATGTCCCACTTGAAGCATTGGTACGATGTGGGATTGGGTTGGATTTCTTTGAAGGCGTCCACTTATTAATAGAAGCAAGAAATAGAGTATATGCACTAACTGATATGCTTAGACGTCGTTTTCTATTGGTAAGTGGTGATAGGAAGTCGACTGTGAAGGTACACAATGTTGTACGTGCTGTGGGAATATCTGTGACTTCTAGATTGGAATCAAACACAGGACAATTTAGTGGAATGGTGATACATGAGGATAAATGGCCTAGAGGTATGACATACGGAAACTATAATGCCATTTCAGTTGTATCAAATGAATTATCTGAGCTTCCTTCTCGTGGATTGGATTTCCGAAAACTTGAACTTATTCAAGTTGCATGTCCAAAACTCTCTGTAGAGAAATTGAATACCATGTTTGAGAAGATGGAGAAAGTAAGAGTTGTTGAGCTGTGGAATATGTCTCTATTATCATTGTCAACAATCCTCTTTTCATTGCCAAGAGACATTTATGCTTTGTGTATGGACTGCAAAATGGAAAATATAGGAGATATTATGACTGACGAGTTCTTGAATCTTGAAATACTGAGCTTTGGAAACTGTGATATTACAGAGTTGCCTAAGGAGATACGGAAATTATCAAAGTTAAGGCTTCTTGACATGAGTGGTTGCCGCTGGCTTGAAAGGATTTCACCTGGTGTTATCTCAAGCTTGTCTCAACTTGAAGAGCTAGATACAGGATCAAAATGGTGGGgagatgaagaagaaggagatgcaAGCCTTACTGAGTTAGAGTCCTTGACCAATTTGAAATATTTAGGGATTCGCATTAAATCATCAAGGTTCCTACCTAATTACAACCTCTTTGAAAACCTGCAAAGGTATGTAATTTCTGTAGGAGTTCATCTTCAAAAAAGACGATCCTTCAATAACAGGATGCTTTTGCTGAATCTTGAGAGTACAGATACACATTTAGGTGGTGGTATCGAGAAGTTGTTAACTAACAACACCGAGAAGGTGTTCTTGACTGGTGATGGTATCAAAGTTGCTCTAAAGGAACTAGATACAGTTGGTTTTCAGCAAGTCAAGAACTTAACTGTTGAATCTTGCAACAGTGAAGGAATAGAGTATCTTTCAAATTACAGCAACACATCAAATGGTTCTGGTGTGTTTAATAATCTGGAAAAACTTCGTATGGATAAAATATGGCATTTGAAGGGAATTATACGTTACAATGGAAAAGGGCTACCAGTTAGATCATTTTCAAAGTTACGCAAGATTCATCTGTCAGTTTTACCCGAAATGACCCATCTGTTTACATACGGAGTTGCAAATAATTTAGAGCATCTCCAAAGGCTTCATATAGAATATTGTACCAATATGCAAGAAGTCATTTTGAACCAGAGACCTTCAGCATTGGAAAGTACCATTGAAAATAAGATTGTTTTCCCAAAGTTAACCGAATTAATCTTGAACGACATTGCAAGCCTCATTTGTTTCTCCCATGGAATCAACCTGCAAGTTGAGTTTCCTCAGCTGAGAGTATTAAAGCTTGAATATTTACAGAATTTTCATACCTTTTGTCCCGAGGAGATCAATCTTGCTTCCGAAGGCAACCACAGAGGCACAAACTTTCATTCTCTTGTCAACCACAAG GTTGAATTTTCAAGCTTGGCTGAATTAACAATCACAAAAATGGGCAACATTAAGCATGTTTGGTGTGGCCACCTTCCTGATCTAGTACATCTACAAGGACTTTACATTCAGTTTTGTCACATGATGGAAGAAGTGATTTCAGTCCAACGTCCATCAGTAACTACAATGGAAGAAAGGATTGTCTTCCTCAAATTGAAAGAAGTAATCATATTTGGATTAAACAAGCTCACCTTCTTCTGCAAAGGAATTGATCATGTTGAGTTTCCCCAGCTGAGAGTTTTACGACTTCGTTGGCTAACACATTTCAGAAATTTTTGTCCTGAAGAGACTACTGGTCGCACATCTTCTCTCTTCAATGACAAG GTCTCATTTCCTTGTCTTGAGACACTAGAAGTCTCTGAACTTGACAGTGTTGAGCAGTTATGGTCCAGCAAACTTCCCATGAGTCAGTTTGGTAAACTAAAATCTCTTAGAGTAGAGAAATGTCACAAACTGGTGAATATATTTCCATCAGATTTGCAAACAGTATTTCCTAGTTTGGAGAAGTTAGAAGTGGAGAAGTGTGATTCTCTCGAACAGGTGTGGGGTTATACAGAAGAACAAATCAGAAAGCTGAAAAGTATATTTGTCCATGAGTGTCCAATGTTGACAAATTTGTGCTCTTTTTATACATTCAAGGGTCTATCAAATCTCCAGATTTTGAATATATCTAGTTGCAAGATGCTGGAGGAAGTAGTTGGATATGAGCACACATATGGAAAAATGAAAGAAGTTCTTTCTCTCAACAAACTAGAAGAACTGAGTCTTGCATTTCtgccaaatcttagttacttctcCCATAACAAATGTGACATTGAACTACCAGAACTAACTCATGTGAATATAAAGAGTTGCCAAGAAATATACACTTTCTCTAAAAGTTCGGTGACCACACCAAAGCTCAAATATGCTGTGGTTGATGATCTACGGAGCTGGTTGGGTGATAAAGATCTCAACAGTACCATGCGGCACTTGGCCTCAAGAGGGGCTCATTAG
- the LOC128127683 gene encoding uncharacterized protein LOC128127683 has protein sequence MVVGDVVGGSGSGIIDGEMSVCGRGGGGGGGVVEMALAGGDREGEQSVVEVVVRVVVRVLVVMAEMMVAVKNVISSLSQLEELDTGSKWWGDEEEGDASLTELDSLTNLKYLGIRIKSSRFLPNYNLFENLQRYVISVGVHLQKRRSFNNRMLLLNLESTDTHLGGGIEKLLTNNTEKVFLTGDGIKVALKELDTVGFQQVKNLTVESCNSEGIEYLSNYSNTSNGSGVFNNLEKLRMDKIWHLKGIIRYNGKGLPVRSFSKLRKIHLSVLPEMTHLFTYGVANNLEHLQRLHIEYCTNMQEVILNQRPSALESTIENKIVFPKLTELILNDIASLICFSHGINLQVEFPQLRVLKLEYLQNFHTFCPEEINLASEGNHRGTNFHSLVNHKVEFSSLAELTITKMGNIKHVWCGHLPDLVHLQGLYIQFCHMMEEVISVQRPSVTTMEERIVFLKLKEVIIFGLNKLTFFCKGIDHVEFPQLRVLRLRWLTHFRNFCPEETTGRTSSLFNDKVSFPCLETLEVSELDSVEQLWSSKLPMSQFGKLKSLRVEKCHKLVNIFPSDLQTVFPSLEKLEVEKCDSLEQVWGYTEEQIRKLKSIFVHECPMLTNLCSFYTFKGLSNLQILNISSCKMLEEVVGYEHTYGKMKEVLSLNKLEELSLAFLPNLSYFSHNKCDIELPELTHVNIKSCQEIYTFSKSSVTTPKLKYAVVDDLRSWLGDKDLNSTMRHLASRGAH, from the exons ATGGTAGTGGGTGATGTCGTAGGTGGCAGTGGCAGTGGCATTATTGATGGTGAGATGTCAGTGTGTGgtagaggaggtggtggcggtggcggggTGGTAGAGATGGCGTTGGCTGGTGGTGATAGGGAGGGAGAGCAatcggtggtggaggtggtggtgaggGTGGTGGTGAGGGTGCTGGTGGTAATGGCAGAGATGATGGTAGCGGTAAAAAATG TTATCTCAAGCTTGTCTCAACTTGAAGAGCTGGATACAGGATCAAAATGGTGGGgagatgaagaagaaggagatgcaAGCCTTACTGAGTTAGATTCCTTGACCAATTTGAAATATTTAGGGATTCGCATTAAATCATCAAGGTTCCTACCTAATTACAACCTCTTTGAAAACCTGCAAAGGTATGTAATTTCTGTAGGAGTTCATCTTCAAAAAAGACGATCCTTCAATAACAGGATGCTTTTGCTGAATCTTGAGAGTACAGATACACATTTAGGTGGTGGGATCGAGAAGTTGTTAACTAACAACACTGAGAAGGTGTTCTTGACTGGTGATGGTATCAAAGTTGCTCTAAAGGAACTAGATACAGTTGGTTTTCAGCAAGTCAAGAACTTAACTGTTGAATCTTGCAACAGTGAAGGAATAGAGTATCTTTCAAATTACAGCAACACATCAAATGGTTCTGGTGTGTTTAATAATCTGGAAAAACTTCGTATGGATAAAATATGGCATTTGAAGGGAATTATACGTTACAATGGAAAAGGGCTACCAGTTAGATCATTTTCAAAGTTACGCAAGATTCATCTGTCAGTTTTACCCGAAATGACCCATCTGTTTACATACGGAGTTGCAAATAATTTAGAGCATCTCCAAAGGCTTCATATAGAATATTGTACCAATATGCAAGAAGTCATTTTGAACCAGAGACCTTCAGCATTGGAAAGTACCATTGAAAATAAGATTGTTTTCCCAAAGTTAACCGAATTAATCTTGAACGACATTGCAAGCCTCATTTGTTTCTCCCATGGAATCAACCTGCAAGTTGAGTTTCCTCAGCTGAGAGTATTAAAGCTTGAATATTTACAGAATTTTCATACCTTTTGTCCCGAGGAGATCAATCTTGCTTCCGAAGGCAACCACAGAGGCACAAACTTTCATTCTCTTGTCAACCACAAG GTTGAATTTTCAAGCTTGGCTGAATTAACAATCACAAAAATGGGCAACATTAAGCATGTTTGGTGTGGCCACCTTCCTGATCTAGTACATCTACAAGGACTTTACATTCAGTTTTGTCACATGATGGAAGAAGTGATTTCAGTCCAACGTCCATCAGTAACTACAATGGAAGAAAGGATTGTCTTCCTCAAATTGAAAGAAGTAATCATATTTGGATTAAACAAGCTCACCTTCTTCTGCAAAGGAATTGATCATGTTGAGTTTCCCCAGCTGAGAGTTTTACGACTTCGTTGGCTAACACATTTCAGAAATTTTTGTCCTGAAGAGACTACTGGTCGCACATCTTCTCTCTTCAATGACAAG GTCTCATTTCCTTGTCTTGAGACACTAGAAGTCTCTGAACTTGACAGTGTTGAGCAGTTATGGTCCAGCAAACTTCCCATGAGTCAGTTTGGTAAACTAAAATCTCTTAGAGTAGAGAAATGTCACAAACTGGTGAATATATTTCCATCAGATTTGCAAACAGTATTTCCTAGTTTGGAGAAGTTAGAAGTGGAGAAGTGTGATTCTCTCGAACAGGTGTGGGGTTATACAGAAGAACAAATCAGAAAGCTGAAAAGTATATTTGTCCATGAGTGTCCAATGTTGACAAATTTGTGCTCTTTTTATACATTCAAGGGTCTATCAAATCTCCAGATTTTGAATATATCTAGTTGCAAGATGCTGGAGGAAGTAGTTGGATATGAGCACACATATGGAAAAATGAAAGAAGTTCTTTCTCTCAACAAACTAGAAGAACTGAGTCTTGCATTTCtgccaaatcttagttacttctcCCATAACAAATGTGACATTGAACTACCAGAACTAACTCATGTGAATATAAAGAGTTGCCAAGAAATATACACTTTCTCTAAAAGTTCGGTGACCACACCAAAGCTCAAATATGCTGTGGTTGATGATCTACGGAGCTGGTTGGGTGATAAAGATCTCAACAGTACCATGCGGCACTTGGCCTCAAGAGGGGCTCATTAG